A window from Megalops cyprinoides isolate fMegCyp1 chromosome 8, fMegCyp1.pri, whole genome shotgun sequence encodes these proteins:
- the LOC118782410 gene encoding leukotriene B4 receptor 1-like, with the protein MFNLSNSGNDSTELDQWTAIGRPAACVILGLSFLVGAPGNLLVIWTILQHVKHRSHTVVLILHLAAADLLVLITLPLWIYSFAYSWVFGEVACKAMVYIINSCMYSSVFLITVMSVERFVAVRYPFCLMSWKKKDIMNKSLPVIWILAFLFGIPAILSHCVDEMSGTQQCLFREHSSVAQEVMFLFLETFVGFIVPFLILIICYSLLTQDLKQMKFRTKPKSTVLINSVVIAFALCWLPHHILSLLSFFTSLKEVSDTMANFIQSATFISGALVFISSSVNPVLYAFAAKSFQGSLKESGLVKLFENIATQSTKIKTLTSTSSDKPNCVNHIEEIEV; encoded by the coding sequence ATGTTCAACTTGAGCAACTCTGGTAATGATAGCACAGAATTAGATCAGTGGACTGCAATAGGGAGACCAGCTGCCTGTGTGATTCTAGGTCTATCCTTCCTGGTAGGAGCTCCAGGGAATCTGCTGGTGATCTGGACAATCCTGCAGCACGTCAAGCATCGCTCCCACACTGTGGTGCTCATCCTCCACCTTGCTGCTGCTGACCTGCTGGTCCTCATCACTCTGCCCCTATGGATCTACTCCTTCGCCTACTCCTGGGTCTTTGGTGAGGTTGCGTGCAAAGCCATGGTCTACATCATCAACTCCTGTATGTACAGTAGCGTGTTCCTCATCACCGTCATGAGCGTGGAGAGATTTGTGGCTGTCCGGTACCCCTTCTGTTTAATGAGCTGGAAGAAGAAAGATATTATGAACAAATCACTGCCTGTCATTTGGATTTTAGCATTCCTTTTCGGCATTCCAGCGATTCTAAGCCACTGTGTCGATGAAATGAGTGGAACACAGCAGTGTCTCTTCCGGGAGCACAGTTCAGTGGCCCAGGAGGTGATGTTCCTGTTCCTGGAAACCTTTGTGGGCTTTATCGTgccttttctcattttaatcatCTGTTACAGTTTATTGACCCAGGATTTGAAGCAAATGAAATTCAGGACCAAACCAAAGTCTACTGTTCTGATCAACAGTGTGGTCATTGCCTTTGCATTGTGCTGGCTCCCTCACCACATTCTCAGCCTTCTCAGTTTCTTTACCAGCCTAAAAGAGGTGTCAGACACAATGGCTAATTTTATCCAAAGCGCCACCTTTATCTCTGGGGCTCTTGTCTTCATCAGCAGCTCAGTCAACCCTGTGTTGTATGCCTTTGCTGCAAAGAGCTTCCAGGGCAGCCTGAAGGAGTCTGGACTGGTGaaactgtttgaaaatattgcCACTCAAagcaccaaaataaaaacattgacaaGTACATCCTCAGACAAGCCAAACTGTGTCAATCACATCGAAGAAATTGAGGTATAG
- the LOC118782499 gene encoding leukotriene B4 receptor 1-like: MNASSSLPNEGMEQEDFAGRTVVACVILGLSFLVGAPGNLLVIWTILQHVKHRSHTVVLILHLAAADLLVLITLPLWIYSFAYSWVFGEVACKAMVYIINSCMYSSVFLITVMSVERFVAVRYPFASISWKKRRLMNKVLLVLWTVAFLFSVPVIPTQVLDKEDGKEQCLVRMYSSVSQEVVCLLLEILVGFVVPFSILMVCYCCLWRRITQMTFKSKQKSSVLIASVVIAFTVCWVPHQVENVLSLVTISMEESYPQIAKDLDAIRNNMTFIAGAFVFIGSTINPLLYAFAARNFQSSLQDIGIKKLFHQISNSGTGDGTKELSFVSRKQSSQNKSLKCSTESNVPIVVLNISENVSS, from the coding sequence ATGAATGCATCAAGCTCACTGCCAAATGAGGGAATGGAGCAAGAAGACTTTGCTGGAAGAACAGTGGTAGCCTGTGTGATTCTGGGTCTATCCTTCCTGGTAGGAGCTCCAGGGAACCTGCTGGTGATCTGGACAATCCTGCAGCACGTCAAGCATCGCTCACACACTGTGGTGCTCATCCTCCACCTTGCTGCTGCTGACCTGCTGGTCCTCATCACTCTGCCCCTATGGATCTACTCCTTCGCCTACTCCTGGGTCTTTGGTGAGGTTGCGTGCAAAGCCATGGTCTACATCATCAACTCCTGTATGTACAGTAGCGTGTTCCTCATCACCGTCATGAGCGTGGAGAGATTTGTGGCTGTCCGGTACCCCTTTGCATCCATCAGCTGGAAGAAGAGAAGGCTGATGAACAAGGTGCTGCTTGTCCTCTGGACTGTAGCTTTCCTCTTCAGTGTTCCTGTTATCCCTACACAGGTGTTAGACAAAGAGGATGGAAAAGAGCAGTGTCTAGTCAGAATGTATTCCTCAGTCAGTCAGGAGGTGGTCTGCCTGCTGCTTGAGATCCTGGTGGGCTTTGTTGTCCCTTTCTCCATCCTTATGGTGTGCTACTGCTGCCTGTGGAGACGCATTACGCAGATGACCTTCAAGTCCAAACAGAAATCATCAGTCTTAATTGCCAGCGTGGTCATTGCTTTTACAGTCTGCTGGGTCCCCCACCAGGTGGAAAATGTGCTGTCCCTGGTGACCATAAGCATGGAAGAATCTTATCCACAAATTGCCAAAGATTTGGATGCCATTAGAAACAACATGACCTTTATTGCGGGGGCCTTTGTCTTCATTGGCAGCACCATCAACCCCCTGCTTTATGCCTTCGCTGCTCGCAACTTCCAAAGCTCACTCCAGGATATTGGGATAAAGAAGCTCTTTCACCAAATCTCCAACTCAGGCACAGGTGATGGAACCAAAGAACTCTCTTTTGTATCAAGAAAACAAAGTTCTCAAAATAAGTCTCTCAAGTGTAGCACAGAATCCAATGTTCCTATTGTTGTTCTCAacatcagtgaaaatgtttcttCCTAA